The following coding sequences are from one Humulus lupulus chromosome X, drHumLupu1.1, whole genome shotgun sequence window:
- the LOC133804646 gene encoding uncharacterized protein LOC133804646, with protein sequence MTTPSKPLRRRLQTTTRSPRLRSNLVFDGTRSFSPELFACRWKTPYSPIDLLGLILGLGSCKKKKKEEEERRGLGLGLGHVGLRETGQRPVRMEKLRRGEKEEGKKKKKQGRKRKKFRV encoded by the exons ATGACAACACCCTCCAAGCCCCTTCGACGGAGGTTGCAGACCACAACAAGATCGCCCCGTCTTCGATCAAATCTGGTCTTCGACGGAACCAGGAGCTTTTCACCGGAGCTCTTTGCCTGCAG GTGGAAGACACCATATTCACCTATTGATTTACTgggtttgattttggggttgggaagttgcaagaagaagaagaaggaggaggaggaaaGAAGAGGGTTGGGGTTAGGGCTGGGTCACGTTGGGTTGCGCGAGACAGGGCAAAGGCCTGTGCGAATGGAGAAGTTGCGAAGGGGAGAAAAAGAGgaaggaaagaagaaaaagaagcagggaagaaagaggaaaaaatttagggtttag